In the Gossypium arboreum isolate Shixiya-1 chromosome 10, ASM2569848v2, whole genome shotgun sequence genome, one interval contains:
- the LOC108488574 gene encoding probable glucan 1,3-beta-glucosidase A, which translates to MELVISKWVFAFSLFSWLIFSVSFSVEGLDEDSKVRGVNLGGWLVLEGWIKPSLFEGIPNPDMLDGTQVTFKSVKLQKYVCAENGGGSDISVNREAASSWETFTLWRVSEFEFQFRTVQGQFLSCYGNGCVVSATAKSASSTETFQIERNNDDHVHIKTKSGAYLQATIDNQLVADYPGNPGWDDNAATFEMSIVANNLHGDYQLGNGYGHNKAKEVLERHRSIFIDAGDFEFLHRNGINTVRIPVGWWIAYDPNPPAPFIGGTLKALDNAFSWAHAYKIKCIIDLHAAPGSQNGMEHSASRDGTIGWTTSESVSQSLHVIDFLASRYANHPALLGIELLNEPSATSVLLDILVPYYKQGYEIVRKHSPSAYVIVCQRIGNANPIELYQADIGSHNLVVDLHYYNLFDSFFINLSPIENIRFIYESREPQIHALNDAKGPLVFIGEWVNEWNVTNGTQAEYQDFGRTQLEVYDAASFGWSYWTLKNDREHWDFEWNIKNNYLQLSNSRKNNIVNRLIWLLLALVWFHRCRIL; encoded by the exons ATGGAACTTGTTATTAGCAAATGGGTATTTGCATTTTCACTCTTCTCTTGGCTAATCTTTTCTGTATCATTTTCAG TGGAAGGGTTGGATGAAGATTCTAAAGTAAGAGGGGTGAACTTAGGAGGGTGGTTGGTTTTAGAAGGTTGGATTAAGCCTTCACTTTTTGAAGGAATTCCTAATCCAGACATGCTT GATGGAACACAAGTTACTTTCAAGTCAGTGAAATTGCAGAAATATGTTTGTGCTGAAAATGGAGGTGGAAGCGACATCTCTGTTAATAGAGAAGCTGCTTCTTCATGGGAAACTTTTACT TTATGGAGAGTTTCTGAATTTGAATTTCAATTCCGCACCGTACAAGGCCAATTTCTATCATGTTACGGTAATGGATGCGTGGTATCCGCGACTGCAAAATCGGCATCCTCGACCGAAACATTTCAGATCGAAAGAAATAATGACGATCATGTTCATATTAAAACAAAAAGTGGAGCCTATCTGCAG gCTACCATAGATAATCAGCTCGTAGCAGATTATCCAGGAAATCCAGGATGGGATGATAATGCAGCCACATTCGAAATGTCGATTGTAGCAAATAACTTGCACGGAGATTATCAGCTCGGTAACGGATACGGGCATAACAAGGCGAAGGAGGTTCTCGAG aGACATAGAAGTATTTTTATCGATGCAGGAGATTTTGAGTTTCTACATAGAAATGGGATAAATACCGTACGAATTCCGGTCGGCTGGTGGATTGCTTATGATCCAAATCCTCCCGCTCCGTTCATCGGAGGAACGTTAAAAGCTCTTGACAATGCATTCTCATGGGCGCA TGCTTATAAAATAAAGTGCATAATAGACCTTCATGCTGCACCTGGCTCCCAAAATGGAATGGAACATAGTGCTAGTCGAGATGGCACAATAGGCTGGACTACATCGGAATCGGTTTCGCAGTCATTGCACGTCATAGATTTTCTAGCTTCCAG GTACGCAAATCATCCAGCCTTACTTGGAATCGAACTATTAAACGAACCATCCGCAACATCAGTTCTATTGGACATATTAGTTCCATATTACAAACAAGGCTACGAAATCGTGCGGAAACACTCCCCGTCAGCTTACGTGATCGTTTGCCAAAGAATTGGCAATGCAAATCCAATAGAACTTTATCAAGCTGATATAGGCTCCCACAACTTAGTGGTGGACTTGCATTACTACAACCTCTTCGACTCGTTTTTCATCAACTTGAGCCCTATCGAGAATATCCGGTTCATATACGAGAGCAGGGAGCCTCAGATACATGCTTTGAATGATGCGAAGGGTCCACTTGTTTTTATCG gGGAGTGGGTGAATGAGTGGAATGTTACAAATGGGACACAAGCAGAATATCAAGACTTCGGAAGGACTCAATTAGAGGTGTATGATGCAGCTTCCTTTGGTTGGTCATATTGGACTCTTAAAAATGATAGGGAGCACTGGGATTTTGAATGGAACATTAAGAACAATTATCTCCAATTAA GTAATTCAAGGAAGAACAATATTGTCAACAGACTAATATGGCTTTTACTTGCATTGGTATGGTTCCATCGATGTCGAATATTGTGA